The following are encoded in a window of Flavobacterium sp. WC2421 genomic DNA:
- a CDS encoding MlaE family ABC transporter permease gives MIIYFKNLFSDVGDVTKFASKFFKEAVAPPYEFKEFIKQCYIIGYKSLPLVALTGFIMGLVLTLQSRPTLAKFGAESWLPGMVALSLIREIAPVITALICAGKISSGIGAELGSMKVTEQIDAMEVAAINPFKYLVVTRILATTLMIPMLVIFADGIGILGGYIGINMHGDVNLFRYVSKVFDSLAFIDIIPATIKTFFFGFFIGMIGCYKGFTAENGTESVGKAANSAVVTASLTIFIIDMLAVQLTDLFF, from the coding sequence TTGATTATTTATTTTAAGAACCTCTTTAGTGATGTAGGTGATGTAACAAAATTTGCATCAAAATTTTTCAAAGAAGCTGTAGCTCCCCCTTATGAATTTAAAGAATTTATAAAGCAGTGTTATATTATTGGATACAAATCATTGCCCTTAGTAGCCCTTACTGGTTTTATAATGGGCTTAGTACTTACGCTTCAATCACGTCCTACCCTAGCCAAATTTGGGGCTGAATCTTGGTTACCTGGAATGGTGGCACTTTCATTGATTAGAGAAATTGCTCCTGTGATAACTGCATTAATTTGTGCAGGTAAAATTTCATCTGGAATTGGTGCTGAACTAGGTTCTATGAAAGTGACTGAACAAATAGATGCTATGGAAGTCGCAGCAATTAATCCTTTTAAATACCTCGTTGTTACTCGTATTTTAGCAACTACACTTATGATTCCCATGTTGGTCATCTTCGCAGATGGAATTGGAATATTAGGTGGTTATATAGGAATCAATATGCATGGAGATGTAAATCTATTTAGATATGTTTCTAAAGTTTTCGATTCATTAGCCTTTATTGATATCATTCCTGCAACAATCAAAACCTTTTTCTTTGGTTTTTTCATTGGAATGATTGGCTGTTACAAAGGGTTCACCGCCGAGAATGGAACTGAAAGCGTGGGTAAAGCAGCAAATTCAGCAGTCGTGACTGCATCATTAACTATTTTTATTATAGACATGTTAGCAGTTCAATTAACCGATTTATTTTTTTAG
- a CDS encoding ABC transporter ATP-binding protein, with product MKQEHLVLETPVIVKDATPLIEIKDLHKSFGKNSSVLKGVNLTLNKGKDLVVLGKSGSGKSITIKCIVGLVQADKGEIKVFGQEILDLQTEELNKIRVRIGFLFQNSALYDSMTVEQNLAFTLTRHVKNLTDEEIEKEIIDVLESVGLAEAIHKMPSELSGGMRKRIALARTLILKPEIILYDEPTTGLDTITSREISELILEIKKKNNTTSIIITHDMACAKLTADNIAILKDGVIHVEGSYEELENSKDEWVRSFFI from the coding sequence ATGAAACAAGAGCACCTAGTTTTAGAAACACCAGTCATTGTAAAAGATGCAACTCCCCTTATTGAAATAAAAGATCTACACAAGTCTTTTGGAAAAAATAGTTCCGTTCTAAAAGGAGTTAACCTTACACTTAACAAAGGCAAGGATTTAGTCGTTCTAGGAAAATCTGGATCTGGAAAATCAATAACTATAAAATGCATTGTAGGATTAGTTCAGGCAGATAAAGGAGAAATAAAAGTATTTGGTCAAGAAATACTTGATTTGCAAACAGAGGAACTAAATAAAATAAGAGTTCGAATTGGTTTTTTATTTCAAAATTCAGCCTTATATGATTCTATGACTGTAGAACAAAACCTTGCATTTACTTTAACCCGCCATGTGAAAAATTTAACCGATGAAGAAATAGAAAAGGAAATTATAGATGTATTGGAAAGTGTTGGATTGGCGGAAGCAATTCATAAAATGCCTTCAGAACTTTCTGGAGGAATGAGAAAAAGAATTGCACTTGCTCGAACTCTAATCTTAAAACCCGAAATTATTCTTTATGATGAACCCACTACTGGACTAGATACAATTACTTCTAGGGAAATTAGTGAGTTGATTTTAGAGATAAAGAAAAAAAATAATACAACGTCAATTATTATCACCCATGATATGGCTTGTGCAAAACTTACCGCAGACAACATTGCAATATTAAAAGATGGAGTAATTCATGTTGAAGGCAGTTACGAAGAATTAGAAAACAGTAAGGACGAATGGGTTCGTTCCTTTTTTATATAA
- a CDS encoding MlaD family protein: MKKESGSTWKLGMFVLIGLVAFTSTIYFVGKQKNLFGSTFILNSHFKNVSGLEVGNNVLFSGINVGTVSEIQLITDTSVVVRLLIEKDVQKFIKKDAHASIGSDGLMGDKVLIISPGTASKNKVKDNDNIASINPIEMDEIMRSLKTSIDNASIITDELAQFTYKMNNGNGALNKLITDEKFANSLTKTLTNLQTGSKGLSENMEAAKHNFLLKGYFNKKKKVEEKKIEEIENAKKEKINTEQKK; this comes from the coding sequence ATGAAAAAGGAATCAGGAAGTACATGGAAATTAGGAATGTTTGTATTAATAGGATTGGTCGCTTTTACGTCCACTATTTATTTTGTTGGAAAACAAAAAAATTTATTTGGCTCTACATTCATTTTAAACTCACATTTTAAAAATGTAAGTGGTTTAGAAGTGGGGAATAATGTGCTTTTTTCGGGTATAAACGTTGGAACTGTTAGTGAGATTCAATTAATAACAGATACATCAGTTGTTGTTCGATTATTAATAGAAAAAGACGTGCAAAAATTCATAAAAAAAGATGCCCATGCAAGCATAGGATCAGATGGATTAATGGGTGATAAAGTACTTATTATTTCTCCAGGTACTGCTTCAAAAAATAAAGTAAAGGACAATGATAATATAGCCTCAATAAACCCCATTGAAATGGATGAAATAATGAGAAGCCTTAAAACCAGTATTGATAATGCTAGCATAATAACCGATGAGCTTGCTCAATTTACTTATAAGATGAATAATGGAAATGGTGCTTTGAATAAATTAATTACCGATGAAAAATTTGCTAACAGTCTAACAAAAACACTTACAAACCTACAAACAGGTTCCAAAGGATTGAGTGAGAATATGGAAGCGGCAAAACATAATTTTCTACTAAAAGGATATTTTAATAAAAAGAAAAAAGTAGAAGAAAAGAAAATCGAAGAAATAGAAAACGCAAAAAAAGAGAAGATCAATACTGAACAAAAAAAATAA
- a CDS encoding lmo0937 family membrane protein has protein sequence MSNLLYTLAVILIIFWAIGFFAYSLGSIIHILLVIAIIAIILRIIQGRRL, from the coding sequence ATGAGCAATCTACTTTACACATTAGCAGTCATTTTAATCATTTTTTGGGCAATTGGATTCTTTGCATACAGTTTAGGATCGATAATACATATTTTATTAGTTATTGCAATCATAGCAATAATATTAAGAATAATCCAAGGAAGAAGATTATAA
- a CDS encoding YtxH domain-containing protein, which produces MKTDKVILGVLGGLAAGAIMGILFAPDKGEKTRKKIKRKSNDYADDLKDKYETALDTISKKYETLKQEGQDLYIEGKSKFDKTKKELENLDIKNLNN; this is translated from the coding sequence ATGAAAACAGATAAAGTAATATTAGGAGTATTAGGTGGACTTGCAGCAGGTGCAATAATGGGAATCTTATTTGCTCCAGATAAAGGCGAAAAAACTAGAAAAAAAATCAAACGTAAAAGCAATGATTATGCTGATGATTTAAAAGACAAATACGAGACTGCTTTAGATACTATCTCTAAAAAATATGAAACTCTAAAACAAGAAGGTCAAGATCTTTATATAGAAGGAAAATCAAAATTTGATAAAACAAAAAAAGAATTGGAAAATTTAGATATCAAGAATTTAAATAACTAA